Proteins encoded together in one Rhizobium bangladeshense window:
- the dnaK gene encoding molecular chaperone DnaK: MAKVIGIDLGTTNSCVAVMDGKDAKVIENAEGARTTPSMVAFSDDGERLVGQPAKRQAVTNPTNTLFAVKRLIGRRYEDPTVEKDKHLVPFSIVKGDNGDAWVEANGKGYSPAQISAMILQKMKETAESYLGEKVEKAVITVPAYFNDAQRQATKDAGKIAGLEVLRIINEPTAAALAYGLDKKEGKTIAVYDLGGGTFDISILEIGDGVFEVKSTNGDTFLGGEDFDMRLVEYLVAEFKKDNGIDLKNDKLALQRLKEAAEKAKIELSSSQQTEINLPFITADASGPKHLTLKLTRAKLESLVDDLVQRTIAPCKAALKDAGVTAAEIDEVVLVGGMSRMPKVQEVVKQLFGKEPHKGVNPDEVVALGAAIQAGVLQGDVKDVLLLDVTPLSLGIETLGGVFTRLIERNTTIPTKKSQVFSTAEDNQQAVTIRVSQGEREMAADNKLLGQFDLVGLPPSPRGVPQIEVTFDIDANGIVQVSAKDKGTGKEQQIRIQASGGLSDADIEKMVKDAESHAAEDKKRRETVEAKNQAESLIHSTEKSLKDYGDKVSEADRTAISDAIAALKSSTEATEADAEDIKAKTQTLMEVSMKLGQAIYEAQQAEGGAAADTSAEGGDNVVDADYEEIKDDDRKKSA, encoded by the coding sequence ATGGCAAAAGTAATTGGTATCGACCTTGGAACGACGAATTCCTGCGTCGCAGTCATGGACGGCAAGGACGCAAAGGTCATCGAGAATGCGGAAGGTGCGCGCACCACCCCTTCCATGGTGGCCTTTTCCGATGACGGCGAGCGCCTCGTCGGTCAGCCGGCCAAGCGCCAGGCGGTCACCAACCCGACGAACACCCTCTTTGCAGTGAAGCGCCTGATCGGCCGCCGCTACGAAGACCCGACCGTCGAGAAGGACAAGCATCTCGTTCCCTTCAGCATCGTCAAGGGCGACAATGGCGACGCCTGGGTCGAAGCCAATGGCAAGGGCTACTCGCCCGCACAGATTTCCGCGATGATCCTCCAGAAGATGAAGGAAACCGCTGAATCCTATCTCGGCGAAAAGGTCGAGAAGGCCGTCATCACCGTTCCCGCATACTTCAACGACGCGCAGCGCCAGGCAACCAAGGATGCCGGTAAGATTGCCGGCCTCGAAGTCCTGCGCATCATCAACGAGCCGACCGCTGCCGCTCTCGCCTACGGCCTCGACAAGAAGGAAGGCAAGACGATCGCCGTCTACGACCTTGGCGGCGGCACCTTCGATATTTCGATCCTCGAAATCGGCGACGGCGTCTTCGAAGTGAAGTCCACCAACGGCGATACCTTCCTCGGCGGTGAAGACTTCGACATGCGTCTCGTCGAATATCTCGTTGCCGAATTCAAGAAGGACAACGGCATCGACCTGAAGAATGACAAGCTTGCCCTGCAGCGCCTCAAGGAGGCTGCGGAAAAGGCCAAGATCGAACTGTCGTCCTCGCAGCAGACCGAAATCAACCTGCCGTTCATCACGGCTGACGCGTCCGGTCCGAAGCATCTGACGCTGAAGCTGACCCGCGCAAAGCTCGAAAGCCTGGTCGACGACCTCGTCCAGCGCACGATCGCACCCTGCAAGGCAGCCCTCAAGGACGCCGGCGTCACCGCTGCCGAGATCGATGAAGTGGTTCTGGTCGGCGGCATGAGCCGCATGCCGAAGGTGCAGGAAGTCGTCAAGCAGCTGTTCGGCAAGGAGCCGCACAAGGGCGTCAACCCGGATGAAGTCGTCGCTCTCGGCGCCGCCATTCAGGCCGGCGTTCTGCAAGGCGACGTCAAGGACGTCCTGCTGCTCGACGTGACTCCATTGTCGCTCGGCATCGAAACCCTCGGCGGTGTCTTCACCCGCCTGATCGAACGCAACACGACGATCCCGACGAAGAAGAGCCAGGTCTTCTCGACCGCAGAAGACAACCAGCAGGCCGTCACAATCCGCGTTTCTCAGGGCGAGCGCGAAATGGCCGCCGACAACAAGCTGCTCGGTCAGTTCGACCTCGTCGGCCTGCCGCCGTCGCCGCGCGGCGTGCCGCAGATCGAAGTGACCTTCGACATCGACGCCAACGGCATCGTGCAGGTTTCGGCCAAGGACAAGGGCACCGGCAAGGAACAGCAGATCCGCATCCAGGCTTCCGGCGGCCTCTCCGACGCCGACATCGAAAAGATGGTGAAGGATGCCGAATCCCATGCTGCCGAAGACAAGAAGCGCCGCGAGACCGTGGAAGCCAAGAACCAGGCCGAAAGCCTGATCCACTCCACGGAAAAGTCGCTGAAGGATTACGGCGACAAGGTCTCCGAAGCCGACCGTACCGCGATCTCGGATGCGATCGCCGCGCTGAAGTCCTCGACCGAGGCAACCGAAGCCGATGCGGAAGACATCAAGGCCAAGACCCAGACGCTCATGGAAGTTTCCATGAAGCTCGGCCAGGCAATCTATGAAGCACAGCAGGCCGAAGGCGGCGCTGCTGCCGATACCTCCGCAGAAGGCGGCGACAATGTCGTTGACGCCGACTACGAGGAAATCAAGGACGACGACCGCAAGAAGTCCGCGTAA